From one Trifolium pratense cultivar HEN17-A07 linkage group LG1, ARS_RC_1.1, whole genome shotgun sequence genomic stretch:
- the LOC123902277 gene encoding probable methyltransferase PMT6 has protein sequence MGGFAIGSAFDSKSGQMIMAALLLMFVSFYGGYLFGNNAPLYVSHLPDTLSTSNGTSRFSNKVGLTYHKTPLVIPETGVDVCPLRFNEYIPCHDVSYVATLMSNLDVSRKEELERHCPPLEQRLFCLVPPPKDYKIPIKWPLSRDYVWRSNVNHTHLAEVKGGQNWVHEKDQLWWFPGGGTHFKNGASEYIERIGHMITNDTGDLRSAGIVQVLDLGCGVASFSAYLLPLDIRTMSFAPKDGHENQIQFALERGIGAMISAMSTKQLPYPTGSFEMIHCSRCRIDFHANDGILLKELDRLLRPNGYFVYSAPPAYRKDKDFPAIWDKLTNLTTAMCWRLIARKVQTAIWIKDNNQPSCLLQNAEQKLIDVCDVDDESKPSWNIPLKNCIQVRNSNAESQKLPPSNDRLSVFSERLNKIGINRDEFTSDSIYWQDQIRHYWRLMNVNQTEIRNVMDMNAFYGGFAVALNNFPVWVMNVVPASMKNTLSGIYDRGLIGTFHDWCEPFSSYPRTYDLLHANYLFSHYKNKGDGCVLEDIMLEMDRLVRPLGFIIIRDEEHIMSRINELAGKFLWDVESQLLENKEKKMETVLICRKKFWAIL, from the exons atgggAGGTTTTGCTATTGGTTCTGCCTTTGATTCCAAATCTGGTCAGATGATAATGGCTGCTTTGCTTTTGATGTTTGTTTCCTTTTATGGTGGTTACCTTTTTGGAAACAATGCTCCTCTTTACGTCTCTCATCTTCCCGACACTCTCTCTACTTCTAATG GTACTTCCAGATTTAGTAACAAAGTTGGTCTGACTTACCACAAAACTCCCTTGGTAATTCCTGAAACTGGGGTGGATGTATGTCCCTTGAGGTTTAATGAGTATATTCCTTGCCACGATGTTTCCTATGTGGCAACATTGATGTCTAATCTTGATGTTTCTAGAAAAGAAGAGTTGGAGAGACACTGTCCTCCACTTGAACAGCGATTATTTTGCTTGGTTCCACCACCAAAGGATTATAAAATACCTATCAAATGGCCTCTTAGCAGAGATTATGTTTGGCGGAGTAATGTGAATCATACACATCTTGCAGAGGTCAAAGGAGGCCAAAATTGGGTCCATGAAAAGGATCAGCTTTGGTGGTTTCCGGGTGGTGGTACACATTTCAAGAATGGAGCATCCGAGTACATAGAGAG GATAGGACATATGATTACAAACGACACTGGTGATCTACGTTCTGCGGGGATAGTTCAAGTTCTGGATCTTGGCTGTGGTGTGGCCAGTTTTTCAGCTTATCTTCTTCCCTTGGATATACGAACTATGTCCTTTGCCCCCAAGGATGGTCAtgaaaatcaaattcaatttgCATTAGAGAGAGGAATTGGTGCAATGATCTCTGCCATGTCCACAAAACAACTACCATATCCTACAGGGTCATTTGAAATGATTCACTGTTCAAGATGCCGCATAGACTTCCATGCAAATG ATGGAATTTTGCTGAAGGAGTTGGATCGCCTTCTTCGCCCAAACGGTTATTTTGTTTATTCAGCACCACCTGCTTACAGAAAAGATAAAGATTTTCCTGCCATTTGGGATAAGTTGACGAACTTGACTACAGCAATGTGCTGGAGACTCATTGCTCGCAAAGTTCAGACTGCAATATGGATTAAAGATAATAATCAGCCCTCTTGCCTTCTGCAAAATGCAGAACAAAAGCTTATAGATGTCTGTGATGTGGATGATGAGTCTAAACCTTCATGGAATATCCCACTTAAGAACTGTATACAAGTCAGAAATTCGAACGCAGAATCTCAGAAGCTACCTCCAAGTAACGACCGCCTTTCAGTGTTTTCTGAAAGGCTGAACAAGATAG GTATAAACCGGGATGAATTTACATCAGATTCTATCTACTGGCAAGATCAGATTCGTCATTACTGGAGACTGATGAATGTCAACCAAACAGAAATACGCAACGTGATGGATATGAATGCCTTTTATGGTGGATTTGCTGTTGCATTGAACAACTTTCCTGTTTGGGTAATGAATGTAGTTCCAGCAAGCATGAAGAACACCTTATCTGGAATTTATGACCGGGGTTTGATTGGAACTTTTCATGATTG GTGTGAACCATTTTCAAGTTATCCTCGTACATATGATCTTTTACACGCCAACTACCTGTTCTCCCACTACAAAAACAAAGGGGATGGTTGTGTATTGGAGGATATCATGTTGGAGATGGATCGTCTTGTACGGCCACTG